Proteins from a single region of Chloroherpeton thalassium ATCC 35110:
- a CDS encoding thioredoxin family protein encodes MSYQKLKELRSTLSKFSAALIAFMLFTAVVLVTVTNASAPESEVGKLAPDFSLKDTDGKTHKLGDYKGKTVVLEWTNPGCPFVVGHYKTGNMQQLQEKYTEAGVVWLTVNSTNPAHPNHLSAEALAEKFQSWESHASANLLDEDGKVGELYGAKTTPHMFIIDKNGKLAYAGAIDDDRSTNGGANASVNYVAQALDELLAGKSVSVKQTKQYGCGVKY; translated from the coding sequence ATGAGCTATCAAAAATTGAAAGAATTGCGTTCGACGCTTTCTAAATTCTCCGCCGCCTTGATTGCTTTTATGCTTTTCACGGCGGTGGTGCTGGTTACCGTCACGAACGCGTCGGCGCCGGAATCGGAAGTCGGCAAACTCGCGCCGGATTTTTCGCTAAAAGATACGGACGGCAAAACCCATAAACTCGGCGATTATAAAGGAAAAACCGTCGTTTTGGAATGGACAAATCCGGGATGCCCGTTTGTCGTCGGTCATTACAAAACCGGAAACATGCAACAGCTTCAGGAGAAATACACGGAGGCGGGCGTCGTTTGGCTCACGGTCAATTCCACCAATCCCGCGCATCCGAACCATCTTTCCGCCGAAGCGTTGGCCGAAAAATTTCAATCTTGGGAATCGCACGCCTCAGCCAATCTTTTGGATGAAGACGGCAAAGTTGGCGAACTTTACGGCGCGAAAACCACGCCGCACATGTTCATCATCGATAAAAATGGCAAGCTCGCCTACGCCGGCGCCATTGACGATGACCGCAGCACGAACGGCGGCGCGAATGCTTCCGTCAATTATGTGGCGCAAGCTTTGGATGAACTGCTCGCCGGAAAGTCTGTTAGCGTGAAGCAAACCAAGCAATACGGCTGCGGAGTGAAATATTAA
- a CDS encoding S8 family serine peptidase → MFKFKVFSLLLIFSIFGSSFSGAIALASQPDSTSNKFSAKIGAPLRVLLREAKTAKAKSPQSLETFSEEHRQFAVRKSASGQTMVGLLLKSENVMLAKSAIINAGGTVSTIAGNILVARVPLDSVESIVAGESISRVEACQKQALLLDSSRAEIYADVVQAGEGGLDQSYNGTDVIVGVVDSGIDEDHADFNTTSGSRILYLWDMSGSGNSPSSYDYGTEYTQSQITAGQCNQSDDDGHGTHVTGIAAGNGRAESGFTGIAPDADIIFVKGYRDVDGFYSDDVINGCAYIFERADKVNKSAVVNLSLGGHVGPHDGTSLYEQALSNLVDEGKIIVAAAGNSGSSLVHVNYETGGSSFSEARETYFEISSSTSAAYIDLWYETGSVNVGIAAYRNGSRVDYTSSVAPGGQLSNESLGSGFQTFGTVTIDATETSYSENGDKRVLIEITNNNVTGVTWSLFTYGSGTLDAWLSGGSFTEDSGRLIYPGDNEKSVAIPSTAEKVICVGSYTTKNKWKAYDGNTYSLTSQPEIGAISSFSSLGPSRDGRTKPDIAAPGQVIMSALSSDLTIGSDVTVPYVSPSGELQAMQGTSMASPHVAGTIALMLEKNPQADYETVMDILTTTARQDDETGSVPNNTWGYGKLDVLEAMLQIAEGEKDTTTSGDSEDDTTATQVTVLKSGYPNPVFSSRGYITILYEIPENTSVQAPYYLKIYDVLGREVASHRISADETTVSPSIKAFASGMYFYRITGFSDMKKFVILKNE, encoded by the coding sequence ATGTTCAAATTTAAAGTTTTTTCCCTGTTGTTGATTTTCTCCATCTTTGGCAGTTCTTTTTCAGGTGCAATCGCACTTGCCAGCCAGCCCGATTCAACTTCAAATAAATTTTCCGCGAAAATTGGAGCGCCACTTCGCGTATTGCTGCGCGAGGCTAAAACGGCCAAAGCCAAAAGCCCTCAGTCGCTTGAGACCTTCAGTGAAGAGCATCGCCAGTTTGCCGTGAGAAAAAGTGCTTCGGGGCAAACGATGGTAGGCTTGCTGTTGAAATCCGAAAATGTGATGCTGGCAAAATCAGCGATTATCAATGCCGGCGGAACGGTTTCCACAATTGCGGGAAATATTCTTGTTGCGCGCGTGCCGCTGGATTCAGTTGAATCAATTGTTGCAGGAGAAAGCATTTCGCGTGTGGAAGCGTGTCAAAAACAAGCGCTGCTACTCGATAGCAGTCGAGCGGAAATTTACGCCGATGTGGTTCAGGCCGGAGAAGGCGGCCTCGACCAAAGTTATAACGGAACAGATGTAATTGTGGGCGTAGTGGATAGCGGCATCGATGAAGATCATGCGGATTTTAACACGACTTCCGGCAGCCGAATTTTGTATTTGTGGGACATGTCCGGCTCAGGAAATTCACCTTCGAGCTACGATTATGGAACAGAATACACGCAATCGCAAATTACAGCAGGACAATGCAACCAGAGTGATGATGATGGACATGGAACACATGTTACGGGTATTGCTGCTGGCAATGGCCGCGCTGAATCTGGTTTTACGGGCATTGCGCCAGACGCCGACATTATTTTTGTGAAAGGCTATCGCGATGTCGATGGATTTTACAGCGACGACGTGATCAATGGCTGCGCTTATATTTTTGAACGCGCCGATAAAGTCAATAAGAGCGCGGTTGTCAATCTGAGTCTTGGCGGACATGTGGGGCCGCACGATGGAACAAGCCTTTACGAACAAGCGCTTTCGAACTTGGTTGATGAAGGGAAAATCATTGTGGCAGCAGCCGGAAATAGCGGAAGCAGTTTGGTTCATGTAAACTATGAAACAGGTGGTTCAAGCTTCAGCGAAGCTCGGGAAACATATTTTGAAATTTCATCGAGCACCAGCGCGGCCTACATTGATTTATGGTACGAAACTGGCAGCGTCAATGTGGGAATCGCCGCTTATAGAAACGGCTCAAGAGTGGATTACACCTCGAGTGTTGCGCCAGGCGGTCAGCTTTCTAATGAATCCCTGGGAAGCGGATTTCAAACGTTTGGAACGGTGACTATTGACGCAACCGAAACGTCGTACTCCGAAAATGGAGACAAACGGGTTTTGATTGAGATTACAAACAACAATGTTACAGGCGTCACGTGGAGCTTATTTACCTACGGCAGCGGAACGCTCGACGCCTGGCTAAGCGGCGGTAGCTTTACAGAGGACAGCGGCCGTTTAATTTACCCTGGCGACAATGAAAAATCAGTTGCCATTCCGAGCACAGCTGAAAAAGTTATTTGCGTGGGCTCTTACACCACCAAAAATAAGTGGAAGGCTTACGATGGGAACACATACAGTTTAACCAGTCAACCTGAAATAGGCGCAATTTCTTCGTTCAGCAGTCTTGGCCCGTCGCGCGATGGCCGCACCAAGCCGGACATTGCCGCGCCAGGACAGGTCATTATGTCCGCACTTTCAAGCGACTTGACGATTGGAAGCGATGTTACAGTACCTTATGTTTCGCCAAGCGGAGAGCTGCAAGCGATGCAAGGCACAAGCATGGCTTCACCACATGTTGCGGGCACGATTGCGTTGATGTTGGAAAAAAATCCCCAAGCCGACTATGAAACGGTGATGGACATTCTCACCACAACGGCTCGCCAAGATGACGAAACCGGCAGCGTGCCAAACAATACCTGGGGATATGGAAAATTGGACGTCCTTGAGGCAATGCTCCAAATCGCCGAAGGGGAAAAAGACACAACAACCTCCGGCGATTCAGAAGACGATACAACGGCTACGCAAGTAACGGTTTTAAAATCGGGTTACCCAAACCCCGTGTTTTCATCGCGAGGCTATATCACCATTTTGTATGAAATTCCAGAGAATACGAGCGTTCAAGCGCCATATTACCTAAAAATTTATGATGTGCTTGGCAGAGAAGTTGCCTCTCACCGAATTAGTGCAGATGAAACCACCGTTTCGCCGTCAATTAAAGCGTTTGCGAGCGGCATGTATTTTTACCGAATCACGGGCTTTTCAGACATGAAAAAGTTTGTCATTCTCAAAAACGAATAA
- a CDS encoding tRNA-binding protein — protein sequence METISFDDFLKVELRVGKIISVEPFPKAKKPAYILKVDFGEEIGVKKSSAQITALYDPEELVGKLVVGVVNFPKKQIGPVMPECLITGFHDENGDVALCIPDKPVPLGTKIL from the coding sequence ATGGAAACCATTTCATTTGATGATTTTCTAAAAGTAGAATTGCGGGTGGGAAAAATCATCTCAGTCGAGCCGTTTCCTAAAGCCAAAAAGCCAGCCTACATTTTGAAAGTAGATTTTGGAGAAGAAATTGGCGTGAAAAAGTCCAGTGCGCAAATTACGGCGCTTTACGATCCAGAGGAATTGGTAGGCAAGTTGGTTGTGGGGGTGGTGAATTTCCCGAAAAAGCAAATTGGGCCAGTCATGCCGGAATGCTTAATCACGGGATTTCATGATGAAAATGGCGATGTGGCGCTTTGCATCCCGGACAAGCCAGTGCCGTTAGGGACGAAGATTTTGTGA
- a CDS encoding glycosyltransferase family 4 protein gives MKKIKIALITQDPRNGGGVRAVLDFAYQTLLSYGLEPTVLAYAPYRFERNVSCTLANGLTTPRLGKVEKEIDGLKTVLLGAYFPELEINRYRSNHLWEAELKKHQQFLIIGGSAIYGYAAFRHAPKYLTWTATTIFDDRIDALTSSKNAIYPVHKFILKRLQHYENQVMRRSSLMLFQSKYAEDSTKRAGIPITRQKFLPYAIDTESFFPLQEKPSEAFILMVGRFNDQRKNVNLLFEAYRKAKQKMPNLPKLKLAGAEPSDATREVVRQMNLEGDVVFCGEVSWDELRRLYREATIFVLPSWQEGLGIVILEAMASGTPVISTRCGGPEIIIEHEKNGFFCENNNADDMANKIIRLVSNKALQEKFKEEGLHTIAQRFSKQAVGRELINSLKEVYPETC, from the coding sequence ATGAAAAAAATAAAGATAGCTCTTATTACACAAGATCCAAGAAACGGCGGTGGAGTAAGAGCTGTTCTGGATTTTGCATATCAGACGCTGCTTTCTTACGGCTTAGAGCCCACCGTTTTGGCTTATGCTCCCTATCGGTTCGAACGCAATGTAAGTTGCACTTTAGCAAACGGCTTAACTACGCCTCGTCTTGGGAAGGTTGAAAAAGAAATTGACGGTTTAAAAACCGTTTTACTGGGAGCATATTTTCCTGAGCTTGAAATAAATCGTTATCGCAGCAATCACTTGTGGGAAGCTGAATTGAAGAAACATCAGCAATTTTTAATTATTGGTGGCTCGGCAATTTACGGTTATGCGGCCTTTCGTCATGCACCAAAATATCTTACATGGACAGCTACCACTATTTTTGATGATAGAATCGATGCGTTAACATCATCAAAAAACGCAATTTATCCCGTTCACAAGTTCATCTTGAAGCGGTTGCAGCACTATGAAAATCAAGTAATGCGGCGCTCGTCGCTCATGCTGTTTCAAAGTAAGTACGCGGAAGACAGTACAAAACGAGCAGGAATTCCAATTACGCGCCAAAAATTTTTGCCTTACGCAATCGATACGGAATCATTTTTCCCTTTACAAGAGAAGCCATCCGAAGCTTTTATTTTAATGGTCGGTCGATTTAATGATCAGCGCAAAAATGTGAATTTGCTTTTTGAAGCGTATCGCAAAGCCAAGCAAAAAATGCCAAACTTGCCTAAATTGAAACTTGCAGGTGCTGAACCAAGCGATGCCACACGCGAAGTTGTTAGGCAGATGAATCTTGAGGGCGATGTCGTTTTTTGTGGTGAAGTGAGTTGGGATGAGCTGCGCCGGCTTTATCGAGAAGCAACGATTTTTGTACTTCCATCATGGCAAGAAGGACTTGGGATTGTGATTTTGGAAGCGATGGCATCAGGGACACCTGTGATTTCAACGCGCTGCGGTGGACCAGAAATCATCATTGAGCATGAAAAAAATGGTTTTTTTTGTGAAAATAACAATGCCGATGACATGGCTAATAAGATCATACGACTGGTTTCAAATAAAGCGCTTCAGGAAAAATTCAAAGAGGAAGGCTTGCACACGATTGCGCAACGTTTTTCGAAGCAGGCAGTGGGGCGTGAATTAATTAACAGTTTAAAAGAAGTTTATCCCGAAACATGTTGA